The Planctomycetota bacterium genomic sequence AGCCGCTCGGCTGATCCGTGAACACGACGCCGACCGTCTGGAACCACGGCGGGTCGTTGATCGGGTTGCGATCGATCGTCATGCCGAGCTTGCGCATCACGGCCATGGACGCCACGTTATCGTGCTCGGTCGTGGCAACGACGCGGGCGGCGTGGAGTTGGCCGAAGACGAACCGCAACGCGGCGGCGGCCGCTTCGGTCGCGTAGCCACGCCGGCGGTGTTCGGGGTGGGTCGCCCAGAACAGCCCGAGCTCGGGCGTGTGATTGGCCGACGGGTCACCGCCTAGCGTCGGCAGCCGGCCGAAAGGGGCCAAGCTCGGCACCAGCCCGATGCTGCCCACGAGCCGCGCGCCGCACACCACCGCGTAGTCGCCGAACGGCGGCTGGTGCAGGGCTTCGAGCGCGACGTAGTTCCGCACCGTCCAGTCCAGCCAGCGCTCCCGTTCCTTCAACGGCTCATCGCCGAAACAGCCGTCGAGCAATTCCGCCACGCCGGCGAGGTCGTCGGGCGTGAAGCGCCGGATCGTAAGGCGTTCGGTGGTCAGGCCGTGCATCGCGGGAGTCTAACGACCCGCCGTCGCGGGGGCCGTGGCCGTTTGCTTCCGCAGCGACCGCTGGAACGCCAGCCAGCAAAGCCCGAACACGCCGGCCAGTCCGACCGCCGCCGCGATCGCGGGGAAGGGGTTCTCCAAACTGCTCTTGCTCCCCGCATACGTCGCGATCAGGACGTACGGCAACGTGCTCCCGATCCACGCCGTCAGGAAACGACCCAGCGGCATCCGCGTCACCCCCGCCAAACACGCCGTCACCTCCGGCATCATCGGCAACGCGCGCGACAGCAGGATCATCACCACGCCGTGTTTGGCGAAGGTGTCACGCATGTCCTGCCGTTCGGCCTCGTCGCGGATGATGAACCGTACCAGCCGATCGCCGAACGCCCGGCACAATCCGTAGCCCCCCAGCCCCGCCGAGAGCAGCCCGAGAAACCCCGAGATCGCCGCCGCCTCGAAGCCCATCAGGCTCCCCGCGATGAGCATGATCGTCAACGTCGGCACCGCGACGAACAGGTCCGCGAACATCAGCCCGATCACCACCAACCCCGCCCAGACCGGCGACGCGTTTCGCGCCGCCTCCAGCCACCCCTCGATCCGCTCGTTCGCCAGCACCCCGGTGAGCCGCAGGAGCAGCAGCATCCCGCCGAAGAACATCGCAAGCGGAATCATCACCTTGAGCAGCGCACGCATCGCCCAGCAGCGTAGGTCCGGCGATGGCGAGCGTTTCAGCGGCACAGCGCCGTTGATACGTGCTGCTGCAAATGTCTCGCGAGCATGTTTTTGTTACAATCGTTCCCGGCACTTCAACCGGAGCAACCTGTGCGACTTTCGACTCTTATCCTGTTCAGCTTGG encodes the following:
- a CDS encoding GNAT family N-acetyltransferase, with the protein product MHGLTTERLTIRRFTPDDLAGVAELLDGCFGDEPLKERERWLDWTVRNYVALEALHQPPFGDYAVVCGARLVGSIGLVPSLAPFGRLPTLGGDPSANHTPELGLFWATHPEHRRRGYATEAAAAALRFVFGQLHAARVVATTEHDNVASMAVMRKLGMTIDRNPINDPPWFQTVGVVFTDQPSG
- a CDS encoding VTT domain-containing protein, whose product is MRALLKVMIPLAMFFGGMLLLLRLTGVLANERIEGWLEAARNASPVWAGLVVIGLMFADLFVAVPTLTIMLIAGSLMGFEAAAISGFLGLLSAGLGGYGLCRAFGDRLVRFIIRDEAERQDMRDTFAKHGVVMILLSRALPMMPEVTACLAGVTRMPLGRFLTAWIGSTLPYVLIATYAGSKSSLENPFPAIAAAVGLAGVFGLCWLAFQRSLRKQTATAPATAGR